A genomic region of Cannabis sativa cultivar Pink pepper isolate KNU-18-1 chromosome 1, ASM2916894v1, whole genome shotgun sequence contains the following coding sequences:
- the LOC133036772 gene encoding uncharacterized protein LOC133036772 encodes MVAMQKAMETAGIHVHPKAMPPRPCKTQEESLPSTQRHSKKKASKTKKVDDGQQLALLQAGTRTGTPFWNELQQEGATNLQDFQKRVQKYINLKEPQIVAYSGYYPTGGPGYMPGTQLPRVVLPITPQTDEIQFSTTPGYTQNLTLALAQSNLGAPTNNPTSRMTAQLPTQSAPATRMVGAPPKLPKQEILKRTRGYTRTSVLRNLGNTHYWKPPPLYRDSSRRDPNKRCDYHNDIGHNTNECKNLKDEIESSIRLGHLYEWIKNRLPHLNPGQIEVQIPQGGPAIAPEGRIPLGGMPHQQVPGQPPWTNGRVAMISGGPHIGGTTRNELKCYVKALKHDGEIWEVSQLLAQRLRPMDQPITFTEEDAKLVRFLHPDPLVIETLIANKIVPRILVDNESLVNLLFKEAFTAIGLTDRDLSPSGSKLTRFNRTTLVPMGKVRLPVTLCLDTPQSTFKYCTFVVVDCPTAYNALLGRLALVDFRAVTSIKHLCLKFPTQTAGIRTV; translated from the exons ATGGTCGCTATGCAAAAAGCTATGGAGACAGCAGGAATCCACGTGCATCCAAAGGCTATGCCTCCAAGACCATGCAAAACACAGGAAGAGTCTTTGCCAAGTACCCAAAGAC ATTCAAAGAAGAAGGCCTCAAAAACCAAAAAAGTTGATGATGGACAACAACTAGCACTACTCCAAGCTGGGACACGAACTGGAACTCCTTTTTGGAATGAGctacagcaagaaggagctaCCAACCTCCAAGACTTCCAAAAAAGGGTTCAAAAATACATCAACTTGAAAGAGCCGCAGATAGTGGCCTACAGCGGGTATTATCCAACTGGTGGaccaggatacatgccaggaacGCAACTGCCTAGAGTTGTCCTCCCCATTACACCACAGACAGATGAAATACAGTTTTCGACGACCCCAGGATATACTCAAAACCTCACTCTTGCTCTAGCTCAATCTAACCTTGGAGCGCCAACGAATAATCCCACCTCCAGGATGACTGCACAACTCCCAACTCAATCTGCACCAGCCACACGTATGGTGGGAGCCCCTCCAAAGCTCCCGAAGCAAGAGATCCTTAAAAG AACTCGTGGATACACAAGAACGAGTGTACTTCGTAACCTAGGAAACACTCATTACTGGAAGCCTCCCCCTTTGTACCGAGATAGCTCTCGGAGAGACCCCAACAAAAGGTGTGATTACCACAACGATATTGGTCACAACACTAACGAATGCAAGAATTTAAAGGATGAAATCGAGAGCTCAATTCGATTAGGCCATTTATATGAATGGATCAAAAACAGGTTACCACACCTAAATCCTGGACAAATTGAAGTCCAAATACCTCAAGGGGGGCCAGCAATTGCACCAGAAGGACGAATACCTCTTGGGGGTATGCCCCATCAGCAGGTGCCCGGACAACCTCCTTGGACAAATGGAAGGGTTGCTATGATCTCAGGAGGTCCTCACATAGGAGGGACCACGAGAAATGAGTTGAAGTGTTATGTCAAGGCTCTAAAGCATGATGGGGAGATATGGGAAGTTAGTCAACTTCTGGCCCAAAGACTGAGACCtatggatcaacccatcaccTTCACGGAGGAAGATGCTAAGCTAGTACGTTTCCTGCATCCTGACCCCTTAGTCATTGAAACCCTAATTGCGAACAAAATTGTACCCAGAATATTGGTGGACAACGAGAGTTTGGTGAACCTATTGTTTAAGGAGGCTTTCACGGCCATCGGGCTCACTGATCGAGACCTCTCCCCAAGCGGTTCAAAACTCACGAGATTTAACAGGACTACACTCGTTCCTATGGGAAAGGTTAGACTCCCCGTTACTCTATGTCTGGACACTCCACAAAGTACGTTCAAGTATTGTACCTTTGTGGTAGTAGATTGCCCCACTGCTTACAACGCTCTTCTAGGCCGTCTAGCCTTAGTTGACTTTAGAGCGGTCACTTCCATCAAGCACTTGTGCCTTAAGTTTCCCACTCAGACGGCTGGAATAAGAACGGTCTAG
- the LOC133030903 gene encoding uncharacterized protein LOC133030903, with translation MGLRSLPALTTPPRSNFFPNLNVTQFSSKSYNGALTKKSSKFSVLAAKKEEEPKKNKQSLFSSVTEALDFSQVRSEEDAELLEDARQATKSGEKMSTEQYGALRRKIGGTYKDFFKSYVEVDGQYVEEGWVDKTCKVCKKDTRGEARQVDKLGRYVHVACLDKPKSGNFFTRLFSS, from the exons ATGGGACTGAGATCTCTCCCAGCTTTGACAACTCCACCAAGAAGCAATTTCTTTCCAAATTTAAACGTAACCCAATTCTCATCTAAGTCCTACAATGGAGCTCTGACCAAGAAGAGCTCGAAATTCAGTGTGTTAGCAGCCAAAAAGGAAGAAGAACCAAAGAAGAATAAGCAGTCTTTGTTTAGTAGTGTAACAGAGGCACTTGATTTTTCTCAAGTTAGGTCAGAAGAAGATGCTGAGCTTCTAGAAGATGCTAGACAAGCTACCAAATCAGGAGAAAAGATGAGCACAGAACAG TATGGAGCTCTCAGAAGGAAAATTGGAGGAACCTAcaaagattttttcaaatcctACGTTGAAG TGGATGGACAATATGTGGAAGAAGGGTGGGTGGACAAAACTTGTAAAGTGTGCAAGAAAGATACAAGGGGTGAGGCAAGACAAGTTGATAAGCTTGGGAGATATGTTCATGTGGCTTGTTTGGATAAACCAAAATCAGGAAACTTTTTCACCAGGCTCTTCTCAAGCTGA